From Meiothermus sp., a single genomic window includes:
- the galK gene encoding galactokinase: MMFKDFFGTEPSVRASAPGRVNLLGEHTDYNGGFVLPTPLPYQTHLEAAPAEGLEVYAENFGERKSRGLDEPKQGDWLDYLAGCVWVLRQHGYPVAGLRAYVWSEVPMSGGLSSSAALEVATLRALRELYQLPLDDVQIALLAQQAEVEYVGVRCGIMDQMASSVGRLGYGLFLDTQNLATRLAPLPEGYRVAVVDSRVPRRLAESGYNTRRSECEQACALLGVRSLRELSPADLPRINALPEPLNRRARHVVTENQRVLDGVQALEQGDIRRFGELMVASHVSLREDYQVSIPELDLLVEAALRHGAVGARLTGAGFGGSTVALVEASRYEDFQKGVLQDYPRAGFL, encoded by the coding sequence ATGATGTTCAAGGACTTTTTTGGCACCGAACCCAGCGTGCGCGCCTCGGCGCCAGGCCGCGTCAACCTGCTGGGCGAGCATACCGACTACAACGGGGGCTTTGTGTTGCCCACCCCCCTCCCCTACCAGACCCACCTTGAAGCCGCCCCTGCCGAGGGCCTCGAGGTCTATGCCGAAAACTTTGGGGAGCGCAAAAGCCGGGGGCTAGACGAACCCAAACAGGGCGACTGGCTCGATTACCTGGCAGGCTGCGTGTGGGTGCTGCGCCAGCACGGGTACCCGGTGGCGGGCCTGCGGGCCTACGTGTGGAGCGAGGTACCCATGAGCGGCGGGCTTTCCAGCTCGGCGGCGCTGGAAGTGGCCACCTTGCGGGCCTTGCGCGAACTGTACCAACTGCCCCTGGACGATGTGCAGATCGCCCTGCTGGCCCAACAAGCCGAGGTGGAGTATGTGGGGGTGCGCTGTGGCATCATGGATCAGATGGCCTCGTCGGTGGGGCGGCTGGGCTATGGGCTGTTTCTGGACACCCAAAACCTCGCCACCCGGCTCGCACCCCTTCCAGAGGGGTATCGGGTGGCGGTGGTGGACTCGAGGGTGCCCCGCCGCCTGGCCGAGTCGGGCTACAACACCCGCCGCAGCGAGTGCGAACAAGCCTGTGCCCTGCTGGGGGTACGCTCGCTGCGCGAACTTTCCCCCGCCGACCTGCCCCGCATCAATGCCCTGCCCGAGCCCCTCAACCGCCGCGCCCGCCATGTGGTGACCGAAAACCAGCGGGTGCTCGATGGGGTACAGGCCCTGGAACAGGGCGACATCCGGCGCTTTGGCGAGCTGATGGTGGCCTCGCATGTTTCGCTGCGCGAGGACTACCAGGTTTCCATCCCCGAGCTAGACCTGCTGGTAGAAGCCGCGCTGCGCCATGGCGCGGTGGGCGCCCGCCTGACCGGGGCCGGTTTTGGCGGCTCGACGGTGGCGCTGGTCGAAGCGTCGCGGTACGAAGATTTCCAAAAGGGCGTTTTGCAGGACTATCCCCGGGCCGGGTTTCTGTGA
- a CDS encoding PIG-L deacetylase family protein translates to MADLPPILAVFAHPDDEAFPTGGTLAHYARRGHRVYLACATRGEAGQLKDPALVVEDMGVWRTQELEASCQALGLEPPLFLGYRDSGRSERLRRDDPLALHNADLWEVEARIRALIAELQPQILITFDPHGGYGHPDHLVIHRATTAAFFSSGHLPKPPQRLFYSVFTSERAAAMQQSGQAHSILGGLDPQVFGVAENTLAVRMNVQAYLPQKWAAIQAHRSQFADRIAAMNASSQQQALMEQMLAVETFALGGTRGPIPRWPLQDLFDGL, encoded by the coding sequence ATGGCCGACCTCCCCCCCATTCTGGCGGTGTTTGCCCACCCCGACGACGAAGCCTTTCCCACCGGCGGCACCCTGGCCCACTATGCCCGGCGAGGGCACAGGGTTTACCTGGCCTGCGCAACCCGGGGCGAGGCCGGCCAGCTCAAAGACCCCGCGCTGGTGGTGGAGGATATGGGCGTGTGGCGAACCCAGGAACTCGAGGCTTCCTGCCAGGCCCTGGGTCTTGAGCCGCCCCTCTTTTTGGGCTACCGCGACTCGGGCCGCAGCGAAAGGCTGCGCCGGGACGACCCCTTGGCCCTCCACAACGCCGACTTGTGGGAGGTCGAGGCCAGAATCCGCGCTTTGATTGCAGAGCTACAGCCCCAGATCCTGATTACCTTTGACCCCCACGGAGGTTACGGACACCCCGACCACCTGGTCATTCACCGCGCCACCACCGCCGCGTTCTTTTCTTCGGGCCACCTACCCAAGCCGCCGCAGCGCCTCTTCTACAGCGTCTTCACCAGCGAGCGCGCTGCCGCCATGCAACAAAGCGGGCAGGCCCATAGCATCCTGGGTGGCCTCGACCCCCAGGTGTTTGGCGTGGCCGAGAACACGCTGGCCGTGCGGATGAACGTACAGGCCTACCTACCGCAAAAGTGGGCGGCCATACAGGCCCACCGCTCCCAGTTTGCCGACCGCATAGCGGCCATGAACGCCAGCTCCCAACAGCAAGCCCTGATGGAGCAGATGTTGGCGGTGGAAACTTTTGCCCTGGGCGGAACCCGCGGCCCCATCCCACGCTGGCCCTTGCAGGACTTGTTCGATGGGCTATGA
- the hslO gene encoding Hsp33 family molecular chaperone HslO has product MGRLIRGLAALGNLRVLAVETTDIAEEARTRHQLSPTATAALGRAMSGVLLLTFLLSKTPRERVSLQFVGDGPLGGPVVEAAPDGFVRGYVKNPQADPPLRPDGKLDVGAAIGRGELKVDRLLSNQELYQSSVELVSGEVAEDLVRYLWQSEQIPSAVLLGVRVHGQGEVQMAGGVAIQVLPGCPEEVIERLEQNLQGRTSITDLLLEKGLEGTVETLMHGLDYDPTDLSVVGFREGHIPLAFRCRCSRERALNALIYFSPQEREEMIEQDGGAEVLCHWCAEKYQITPEEIRSLPPGEGFVGEIPKA; this is encoded by the coding sequence ATGGGTCGCTTGATTCGCGGGCTGGCAGCCCTGGGCAACCTGCGGGTGCTGGCAGTTGAAACCACCGATATTGCCGAAGAAGCTCGGACACGCCACCAACTTTCCCCCACTGCCACAGCGGCGCTGGGCCGGGCCATGAGCGGGGTGTTGCTGCTCACCTTCTTGCTTTCCAAAACGCCCCGGGAGCGGGTGAGCCTCCAGTTTGTGGGCGATGGCCCCCTGGGCGGGCCGGTGGTGGAGGCCGCGCCGGACGGATTTGTGCGGGGCTACGTCAAAAACCCCCAGGCCGACCCACCCTTGCGTCCCGACGGCAAACTCGATGTGGGGGCGGCCATTGGCCGGGGCGAGCTTAAGGTAGACCGACTTCTGTCTAATCAGGAGCTTTACCAGTCCAGCGTAGAACTGGTGAGCGGTGAGGTGGCCGAAGACCTGGTTCGCTATCTGTGGCAGTCCGAGCAAATCCCCTCGGCGGTGTTGCTGGGGGTGCGGGTGCACGGGCAGGGGGAGGTGCAGATGGCCGGGGGGGTGGCCATCCAGGTGTTGCCGGGCTGCCCGGAGGAAGTGATCGAGCGCCTCGAGCAGAACCTGCAAGGCCGCACCAGCATTACCGATTTGCTGCTTGAAAAGGGGCTGGAAGGCACGGTTGAAACCCTAATGCATGGCCTGGACTACGACCCCACCGACCTGAGCGTGGTGGGCTTCCGCGAGGGGCACATCCCCCTGGCCTTCCGCTGCCGCTGTAGCCGCGAACGGGCCCTAAACGCCCTGATCTACTTTTCGCCCCAGGAACGGGAGGAGATGATCGAGCAGGACGGGGGCGCCGAGGTGCTGTGCCACTGGTGCGCCGAGAAGTACCAGATCACCCCCGAGGAAATCCGTTCGCTGCCACCGGGCGAGGGCTTTGTGGGCGAGATACCCAAGGCCTGA
- a CDS encoding HNH endonuclease, protein MNLDSPRILVLNAGYEPLGLASVKRAVVLVMNGTAEVVEESGEYLRTPSTPYPIPSIIRLKRLVRRPPGRLALNRRNILRRDAYTCQYCGKRGGDLTVDHVLPKSRGGRSIWENLVTACRPCNLKKKNRTPEEAGMRLARRPVAPRHSLLLVADLPHLPETWRMYLPEVDQHR, encoded by the coding sequence GTGAACCTCGACTCCCCCCGCATTCTGGTGCTCAACGCCGGGTACGAACCCCTGGGCCTGGCCAGCGTCAAGCGTGCCGTCGTCCTGGTCATGAACGGAACCGCCGAAGTGGTCGAGGAAAGCGGCGAATACCTACGAACTCCCAGCACGCCTTACCCAATTCCCAGCATTATCCGCCTCAAACGTCTGGTTCGCCGCCCTCCGGGGCGGCTTGCGCTTAACCGCCGCAACATCCTGCGCCGCGATGCCTACACCTGCCAGTACTGCGGCAAGCGCGGCGGCGACCTCACGGTAGACCACGTTCTCCCCAAAAGCCGGGGGGGCCGCAGCATCTGGGAAAACCTGGTCACCGCCTGCCGCCCCTGCAACCTCAAGAAGAAAAACCGCACCCCCGAGGAAGCCGGCATGCGCCTGGCCCGCCGCCCGGTCGCCCCCCGCCACAGCCTCTTGCTGGTGGCCGACCTGCCCCACCTGCCCGAGACCTGGCGCATGTATCTGCCTGAGGTGGATCAGCACCGCTAG